The following are encoded in a window of Salinibacter ruber DSM 13855 genomic DNA:
- a CDS encoding BlaI/MecI/CopY family transcriptional regulator has product MNGSLYNELGRREGQIMDVVYRLEEAGAETIRTRLPDPPSNSATRSMLRHLEEKGYLDHRQEGRRYVYFPTRPKEEVRRSLLDHLQETFFGGSLSETVATLLSAKSEDLSPETLRELEQIVEDAHDSSESSEAGSSKTDASGDP; this is encoded by the coding sequence ATGAACGGTTCTCTGTACAACGAACTCGGTCGCCGCGAGGGCCAAATCATGGACGTGGTGTACCGGCTGGAGGAGGCCGGGGCCGAGACGATCCGCACCAGGCTCCCCGACCCGCCCTCCAACTCCGCGACCCGGTCGATGCTCCGCCACCTGGAGGAAAAAGGCTACCTCGACCACCGGCAGGAGGGGCGCCGCTACGTTTACTTTCCCACCCGGCCGAAGGAAGAGGTGCGCCGGTCGTTGTTGGACCACCTACAGGAGACGTTTTTCGGCGGGTCGCTGTCGGAAACGGTCGCGACGCTTCTCTCGGCGAAAAGCGAGGACCTCTCTCCCGAGACGCTCCGAGAGTTGGAGCAAATCGTCGAGGATGCGCACGACTCGTCTGAATCCTCGGAGGCCGGCTCGTCCAAGACGGATGCTTCAGGGGACCCGTAG
- the recQ gene encoding DNA helicase RecQ, giving the protein MDVTHADPTHVLQSVFGYETFRPYQEPVVQRLVDGGDALVLMPTGGGKSLCYQIPAMVRDGPGIVVSPLISLMQDQVDALQQVGVKAAVLNSSLGRKEREAVEHRLTAGELDLCYVAPERATRDRFKTLLSRARPSLLAIDEAHCISQWGHDFRPEYLALADLRGDFAQIPCIAVTATADPPTQRVVLDRLGMTDEDRFVAGFDRPNIRYVVEPKGNRPRQQLHEFIEREHPGQNGIVYCLSRNGVETTADWLTDHGHTAVPYHAGLSDHKRSEHQDRFLREDGLIVVATVAFGMGIDKPDVRFVAHLDVPKTLEAYYQETGRAGRDGRPATAWMAYRRGDVVRMRQLIDDSAENDEHRWTQRHKLNALLGYCEAPDCRRKVLLNYFGEDMGGDTCGNCDNCLRPPDTWEGTTAAQKALSCIARTGQRFGSGHVTDVLLGKDTEKIQRHDHDTVSTYGIGADRSKAEWRSVLRQLVAKGMVEVDVMGYGALTLTEDCRPVLKGRETVAFRDGAAASASPNTTKTATDDPLPADGPERELFEALRERRTQIATDQEVPPYVIFNDKTLRAMVEHRPQSKSDFRALHGVGDVKLERYGRQFLDTIREHT; this is encoded by the coding sequence ATGGACGTCACCCACGCCGATCCCACGCACGTCCTCCAGTCCGTCTTCGGGTACGAGACGTTCCGCCCGTACCAGGAGCCGGTCGTGCAGCGGCTCGTCGACGGCGGGGACGCGCTCGTGCTGATGCCGACGGGCGGGGGGAAGTCGCTCTGCTACCAGATCCCGGCGATGGTGCGGGACGGCCCCGGCATCGTCGTCTCGCCCCTCATCTCGCTCATGCAGGACCAGGTCGACGCCCTGCAGCAGGTGGGGGTGAAGGCGGCGGTGCTCAACTCCAGCCTGGGCCGCAAGGAACGGGAGGCGGTGGAGCACCGGCTCACGGCGGGCGAGCTCGACCTCTGCTACGTGGCCCCCGAGCGGGCCACGCGCGACCGCTTCAAAACCCTGCTCTCGCGGGCCCGGCCCTCCCTGCTGGCCATCGACGAGGCGCACTGCATCTCGCAGTGGGGGCACGACTTCCGCCCCGAGTACCTGGCGCTGGCCGACCTTCGGGGCGACTTCGCGCAGATTCCCTGCATCGCCGTCACGGCCACCGCCGACCCGCCCACGCAGCGGGTCGTCCTCGACCGCCTCGGCATGACGGATGAGGACCGGTTCGTGGCCGGCTTCGACCGCCCCAACATCCGCTACGTGGTGGAGCCGAAGGGAAACCGGCCCCGTCAACAACTACACGAGTTTATCGAGCGGGAGCACCCCGGCCAGAACGGCATCGTGTACTGCCTCAGCCGCAACGGCGTGGAGACCACCGCCGACTGGCTGACCGACCACGGCCACACCGCTGTGCCCTACCACGCCGGCCTCTCCGATCACAAGCGCAGCGAGCACCAGGACCGCTTCCTGCGCGAGGACGGCCTCATCGTGGTGGCCACCGTCGCGTTCGGGATGGGCATCGACAAGCCCGATGTGCGCTTCGTGGCCCACCTCGACGTCCCGAAAACGCTGGAGGCCTACTACCAGGAGACCGGCCGCGCCGGACGCGACGGCCGCCCCGCCACCGCCTGGATGGCGTACCGCCGCGGGGACGTGGTCCGCATGCGACAGCTCATCGACGACTCCGCCGAGAACGACGAGCACCGCTGGACCCAGCGCCACAAGCTGAACGCCCTGCTCGGCTACTGCGAGGCGCCGGACTGCCGCCGCAAGGTGCTCCTGAACTACTTCGGCGAGGACATGGGGGGCGACACGTGCGGCAACTGCGACAACTGCCTGCGCCCGCCCGACACCTGGGAGGGCACCACGGCCGCCCAGAAGGCGCTCTCCTGCATCGCCCGCACCGGCCAGCGCTTCGGCAGCGGCCACGTGACCGACGTGCTGCTGGGCAAGGACACCGAGAAAATTCAGCGCCACGACCACGACACCGTCTCCACCTACGGCATCGGCGCCGACCGGTCGAAGGCCGAGTGGCGGTCCGTCCTCCGGCAGCTGGTGGCGAAGGGCATGGTGGAGGTGGACGTGATGGGGTACGGCGCGCTCACGCTCACCGAAGACTGCCGCCCGGTGCTGAAGGGCCGCGAGACGGTCGCCTTCCGCGACGGGGCCGCGGCGTCGGCCTCGCCCAACACCACGAAAACCGCGACCGACGATCCCCTCCCGGCCGACGGCCCGGAACGGGAGCTGTTTGAGGCCCTCCGGGAGCGCCGCACGCAGATCGCCACGGACCAAGAAGTGCCGCCCTACGTCATCTTCAACGACAAAACGCTCCGTGCCATGGTGGAGCACCGGCCGCAGTCCAAAAGCGACTTCCGCGCCCTCCACGGCGTGGGGGACGTAAAGCTGGAACGGTACGGCCGGCAGTTCCTCGACACGATCCGCGAGCACACGTGA
- a CDS encoding adenosylcobalamin-dependent ribonucleoside-diphosphate reductase: protein MSQNPSSTDSSAADVAAPAESTNGHASNGHRVNTRSGRNGSHQYQLSESDLITDDRTNDDIFETEISEEVYGQNYQYGTDDRVPDTWYRNARAMAQVEDDTDMWTQRFYQLLSGKGLGTGPFPFTPGGRIFANAGTGLGKATLINCFVSGFQGHDQDSMDEIQAELTRQAKILASEGGYGFCAHIMRPRGARIGGVGSMTPGAVQMLDVWNKQAATIVAGSGMKSDRDDVKDKIRKGAQMVTMGIWHPDIIEFIEAKQEPGRLHKFNMSVLITDEFMEAVKNDDTWALRFPDYENEKEFYKQHWDGNLKAYQEKGGTVKTWTDPATGEPAVYEAREIWNRIMDSTYNRNEPGVIFVDTINKENNLGYVEHINATNPCGEQVLPVGGVCLLGNLNVTQLVDREAGTIDYDLVDDLVPLAVRFLDNVNDLSYVPLEEQQRNLQEKRRIGLGHYGDGSALMMMKTRYGSEEGARVMREFQEHLANQAYQASARLAEEKGAFPLFDKDEYLSSPFVQRLSDKTKEMIGDLGLRNSHLLSIQPTGNTSTLGNAPSSGIEPVFMHSYIRTSEQPALPDGINRPPMSPNAYEVGQDIDADGTAWTAEEQGDETVLRCQEEGHTHWQIHPTRDICKDQEVKDYAVRHMETDGTWDPDADWAVTTRDLDVDDHLTQMKALAPFVDSSMSKTVNVPNDYPFEDFKELYKKAHDTGVIKGVTTYRAGTMSAVLSGEDDGDDDRTVPRTEAPDRPETLPCAIHRVRYQGDHWTILVGFLEDHPYEVFAFKSEGEAPLFGDDSERVDEGYIRKNESRHYSLLGPNGTVVIGDITSHMPSDDVRVETRLVSTALRHGSKIDFLVEQLEKAEGSIASFGQSMAKALRAHATDHEVTCDKCGSANVRHVEGCMECADCGHSRCS from the coding sequence ATGTCCCAGAACCCCTCCTCTACAGACTCTTCGGCGGCCGACGTGGCCGCCCCGGCCGAATCGACCAACGGGCACGCCTCCAACGGCCACCGCGTCAACACCCGGTCGGGACGAAACGGGTCGCACCAGTACCAGCTGTCCGAAAGCGACCTCATCACAGACGACCGGACGAACGACGACATTTTCGAGACCGAGATCTCCGAAGAGGTCTACGGGCAAAACTACCAGTACGGCACCGACGACCGGGTGCCGGACACCTGGTACCGCAACGCGCGGGCCATGGCCCAGGTCGAAGACGACACCGACATGTGGACCCAGCGCTTCTATCAGCTTCTGAGCGGGAAAGGCCTGGGCACCGGTCCCTTCCCCTTCACGCCCGGCGGACGCATCTTCGCCAACGCGGGCACCGGCCTCGGCAAGGCCACGCTCATCAACTGTTTCGTGTCGGGCTTTCAGGGCCACGACCAGGACTCGATGGACGAGATCCAGGCGGAGCTGACCCGCCAGGCCAAGATCCTGGCCTCGGAGGGCGGCTACGGGTTCTGCGCCCACATCATGCGGCCCCGCGGGGCCCGCATCGGCGGCGTCGGCTCCATGACGCCCGGCGCGGTGCAGATGCTCGACGTTTGGAATAAGCAGGCCGCCACCATCGTCGCCGGCTCCGGCATGAAGTCCGACCGCGACGACGTGAAGGACAAGATCCGCAAGGGCGCCCAGATGGTGACCATGGGCATCTGGCACCCCGACATCATCGAGTTCATCGAGGCGAAGCAGGAGCCCGGGCGCCTCCACAAGTTCAACATGTCGGTCCTCATCACCGACGAGTTCATGGAGGCGGTCAAGAACGATGACACGTGGGCGCTTCGCTTCCCCGACTACGAGAACGAGAAGGAGTTTTACAAGCAGCACTGGGACGGCAACCTGAAGGCCTACCAGGAGAAGGGCGGCACGGTGAAGACGTGGACAGACCCGGCCACCGGCGAGCCCGCCGTCTACGAGGCGCGGGAGATCTGGAATCGAATTATGGATTCCACCTACAACCGCAACGAGCCCGGTGTCATCTTCGTCGACACCATCAACAAGGAGAACAACTTGGGCTACGTCGAGCACATCAACGCCACGAATCCGTGTGGCGAGCAGGTGCTGCCGGTCGGCGGCGTCTGCCTGCTGGGCAACCTGAACGTCACGCAGCTCGTGGACCGGGAGGCGGGCACGATCGACTACGATCTCGTCGACGACCTCGTCCCGCTCGCGGTGCGCTTCCTCGACAACGTCAACGACCTCAGCTACGTCCCGCTGGAGGAGCAGCAGCGCAACCTGCAGGAGAAGCGCCGCATCGGCCTCGGCCACTACGGCGACGGCTCGGCCCTCATGATGATGAAGACCCGCTACGGCTCCGAGGAGGGCGCCCGCGTGATGCGCGAGTTCCAGGAGCACCTCGCCAACCAGGCCTACCAGGCCAGCGCGCGCCTCGCCGAGGAGAAGGGCGCGTTCCCGCTCTTCGACAAGGACGAGTACCTGTCGAGTCCGTTCGTCCAGCGCCTCTCGGACAAGACGAAGGAGATGATCGGCGACCTGGGGCTCCGCAACAGCCACCTGCTTAGCATCCAGCCGACGGGCAACACCTCCACGCTGGGCAACGCCCCGTCGAGCGGCATCGAGCCGGTGTTCATGCACAGCTACATCCGGACGTCGGAGCAGCCGGCCCTCCCCGACGGCATCAACCGCCCGCCGATGTCCCCGAACGCCTACGAGGTGGGGCAGGACATCGACGCCGACGGCACGGCCTGGACCGCCGAGGAGCAGGGCGACGAGACGGTGCTCCGCTGCCAGGAAGAGGGCCACACCCACTGGCAGATTCACCCGACCCGCGACATCTGCAAGGACCAGGAGGTCAAGGACTACGCGGTGCGCCACATGGAGACGGACGGCACCTGGGACCCGGACGCCGACTGGGCCGTCACGACCCGCGACCTGGACGTGGACGACCACCTCACCCAGATGAAGGCGCTGGCGCCGTTCGTGGACTCCTCGATGTCCAAGACGGTGAACGTCCCGAACGACTACCCCTTCGAGGACTTCAAGGAGCTCTACAAGAAGGCCCACGACACGGGCGTCATCAAGGGCGTGACCACGTACCGGGCCGGCACCATGAGTGCCGTGCTTTCCGGCGAGGACGACGGGGACGACGACCGGACCGTGCCCCGCACCGAGGCGCCCGACCGCCCGGAGACCCTGCCGTGTGCCATCCACCGCGTGCGGTACCAGGGCGACCACTGGACCATCCTGGTCGGCTTCCTGGAGGACCACCCCTACGAGGTCTTCGCGTTCAAGTCGGAGGGCGAGGCCCCGCTCTTTGGCGATGACAGCGAGCGCGTCGACGAGGGCTACATCCGGAAGAACGAGAGCCGCCACTACTCGCTTCTGGGCCCGAACGGCACGGTCGTGATTGGCGACATCACCAGCCACATGCCGTCCGACGACGTGCGCGTGGAGACGCGGCTCGTGTCCACGGCGCTGCGCCACGGCTCCAAGATTGACTTCCTCGTGGAGCAGCTCGAGAAGGCGGAGGGCTCGATTGCCTCCTTCGGCCAGTCGATGGCGAAGGCCCTGCGCGCCCATGCCACCGACCACGAGGTCACCTGCGACAAGTGCGGGTCCGCGAACGTGCGCCACGTCGAGGGCTGCATGGAGTGCGCGGACTGCGGGCACTCGCGGTGCAGCTAG
- a CDS encoding bifunctional aspartate kinase/diaminopimelate decarboxylase: MPASGRPWVVCKFGGTSVSSRARWDTIVEVVRTHRAEGRAPFLVCSALQGISDQLEALCAQLASAEPGAPESTLNTIRERHRALGQDLGVEAEAVLSGEFARLERWVDEIQATDGPSPRQRAAVLATGELLSTRLGAAYLSAQGLPAEWLDAREFLRATDDPHLPPRRQYLAANCTSHADPGLQARLADAPETVYLTQGFIASNALDETVLLGRGGSDTSAAHFAAKLEAERTEVWTDVPGLFTANPGEVPSGRLLRRLDYDEAQELATMGARVLHPRCLDPARRHQIPLHVRSTEAPSLDGTIVSGEGPDVGPQVKAISAKTDITAVSMDTLGMWQEVGFLADVFQVFKHHGLSVDLMATSESNVTVTLDPVANALDPDILDRLLHDLNRYCDAELIDPCAIVSLVGRHIRSLLSELGPAFEVFDEQKVHLVTQAASDLNMSFVVDEDQASRLVRELHAQFFGHRAPDAVFGPRWQELVEDGTPEETPDVWWRERREALLRLADDESPRYVYDPEVVTARSDEVQGLGPIDQSFYAVKANPHPEVLRLLERRGLGFECVSPGELDRVFEACPGLDPARVLFQPNFAAPAEYADAFERGVHVTVDNVQPLAEHPDVFAGEELFVRVDPGQGEGHHRKVRTAGAQSKFGVVPDDLGRLRAAVDQAGATVVGLHAHVGSGITDESTWAGLVDLLASLAAEFPAVRALNVGGGLGVPNASGGRPLDLDALDAALGKAAARHPQYDLWMEPGRYLVAEAGVLLARVTQTKTKDAAAYVGLDTGMNSLLRPALYGAHHEIVNLSRLDEPPAMTADVVGPVCETGDVLGHDRRLPPTEPGDTLLVATTGAYGASMSNRYNLREPASEVMLAPEPA; this comes from the coding sequence ATGCCAGCGTCAGGTCGTCCGTGGGTCGTCTGCAAATTTGGGGGCACGAGCGTGTCGAGCCGGGCCCGGTGGGACACGATTGTCGAGGTGGTACGCACGCACCGGGCGGAGGGGCGCGCCCCCTTCCTCGTCTGTTCGGCCCTGCAGGGCATCTCGGATCAGCTGGAGGCGCTGTGTGCGCAGCTCGCGTCCGCCGAGCCCGGCGCCCCGGAATCGACGCTCAACACCATCCGGGAGCGGCACCGGGCACTGGGGCAGGACCTCGGCGTAGAGGCCGAGGCGGTGCTGTCGGGCGAGTTTGCGCGCCTGGAGCGGTGGGTCGACGAGATTCAGGCGACCGACGGGCCGTCGCCGCGGCAGCGGGCCGCCGTCCTGGCCACGGGCGAGCTGCTGTCGACCCGCCTCGGCGCGGCCTACCTGTCGGCGCAGGGGCTGCCGGCGGAGTGGCTCGACGCGCGCGAGTTCCTAAGGGCCACCGACGACCCGCACCTGCCGCCGCGGCGCCAGTATCTGGCCGCAAATTGCACGTCGCACGCCGACCCGGGGCTGCAGGCCCGTCTCGCCGACGCCCCGGAGACCGTCTACCTCACGCAGGGCTTCATCGCGAGCAATGCCCTCGATGAGACCGTTCTGCTCGGGCGGGGCGGCTCGGACACGTCGGCGGCCCACTTTGCGGCCAAGCTGGAGGCCGAGCGGACCGAGGTATGGACCGACGTGCCGGGCCTGTTCACGGCGAACCCGGGCGAGGTGCCGTCGGGGCGGCTGCTGCGCCGCCTGGACTACGACGAGGCCCAGGAGCTGGCGACGATGGGCGCGCGGGTGCTCCACCCCCGCTGTCTCGACCCGGCGCGGCGCCACCAGATCCCCCTTCACGTCCGCAGCACCGAGGCCCCGTCCCTCGACGGCACGATCGTAAGCGGCGAGGGGCCCGACGTGGGGCCCCAGGTGAAGGCGATCTCGGCCAAGACCGACATTACGGCCGTGAGCATGGACACGCTCGGCATGTGGCAGGAGGTGGGCTTCCTGGCCGACGTCTTTCAGGTCTTCAAACACCACGGCCTGTCGGTCGACCTGATGGCCACCTCGGAGTCGAACGTAACGGTGACGCTCGACCCGGTGGCCAATGCCCTCGACCCGGACATCCTCGACCGGCTGCTGCACGACCTGAACCGGTACTGCGACGCCGAGCTGATCGACCCGTGCGCCATCGTCAGCCTCGTGGGGCGCCACATCCGCTCCCTGCTGAGCGAGCTGGGCCCGGCGTTCGAGGTGTTCGACGAGCAGAAGGTCCACCTCGTCACCCAGGCCGCGAGCGATCTCAACATGAGCTTCGTGGTGGACGAGGACCAGGCCTCACGCCTCGTCCGCGAGTTGCACGCGCAGTTCTTCGGCCACCGAGCCCCGGATGCCGTCTTTGGGCCGCGGTGGCAGGAGCTGGTCGAGGACGGCACGCCCGAGGAGACGCCGGACGTGTGGTGGCGGGAGCGCCGCGAGGCCCTGCTGCGCCTGGCGGACGACGAGTCGCCGCGCTACGTCTACGACCCGGAGGTGGTGACGGCCCGCAGCGACGAGGTGCAGGGGCTCGGGCCGATCGACCAATCGTTTTACGCCGTGAAGGCCAACCCGCACCCCGAGGTGCTCCGCCTGCTGGAGCGGCGGGGCCTCGGCTTCGAGTGCGTCTCCCCCGGCGAGCTGGATCGCGTCTTCGAGGCGTGCCCGGGCCTCGACCCGGCGCGCGTCCTGTTCCAGCCCAATTTTGCGGCCCCCGCCGAGTATGCCGACGCCTTCGAGCGCGGCGTGCACGTGACGGTCGACAACGTGCAGCCCCTGGCCGAACACCCGGACGTGTTTGCGGGAGAGGAGTTGTTTGTGCGGGTGGACCCGGGACAGGGCGAGGGCCATCACCGAAAGGTGCGCACGGCGGGGGCCCAGTCGAAGTTTGGGGTCGTCCCCGACGACCTGGGGCGGCTGCGCGCGGCCGTCGACCAGGCGGGGGCGACCGTCGTCGGCCTGCACGCGCACGTCGGGAGCGGCATTACGGACGAGAGCACGTGGGCCGGCCTCGTGGACCTGCTGGCCAGCCTCGCCGCCGAGTTCCCCGCCGTCCGTGCGCTGAACGTGGGGGGCGGGCTGGGCGTGCCGAATGCCTCGGGCGGCCGCCCGCTCGACCTCGACGCGCTCGACGCTGCCCTGGGTAAGGCCGCCGCCCGGCACCCGCAGTACGACCTCTGGATGGAGCCGGGCCGCTACCTGGTGGCGGAGGCCGGCGTGCTGCTCGCCCGCGTCACACAGACGAAAACGAAGGACGCGGCGGCGTACGTGGGGCTCGACACGGGCATGAATAGCCTCCTGCGTCCGGCCCTCTACGGCGCCCACCACGAGATCGTCAACCTCAGTCGCCTCGACGAACCGCCCGCCATGACGGCGGACGTGGTGGGGCCGGTGTGCGAGACCGGCGACGTGCTGGGCCACGACCGCCGCCTGCCGCCCACCGAGCCGGGCGACACGCTGCTCGTGGCGACGACGGGCGCCTACGGGGCGAGCATGAGCAACCGGTACAACCTGCGCGAGCCCGCCTCGGAGGTCATGCTGGCCCCCGAACCGGCATGA
- a CDS encoding Uma2 family endonuclease: MPTTKTHAEEHQEQWQEIVADPILRDLPYKVETNHRGQIVLSPHTTHHARQQKRIQETLDALLDAGEAFSEWPIATAGGTKQADVIWASETRFENMEETGEPPTLAPEVCVEVMSASNDWDEMEEKIALYRDAGADEVWVVDETGRVHFFADEELEQSDRAPDFPDTL, encoded by the coding sequence ATGCCCACCACCAAGACCCACGCGGAAGAGCACCAGGAGCAATGGCAGGAGATTGTCGCCGATCCGATCCTCCGCGACCTCCCCTACAAGGTCGAGACCAATCATCGAGGCCAGATTGTCTTGAGTCCACACACCACACACCACGCCCGCCAGCAAAAGCGTATTCAGGAGACGCTCGACGCGCTTCTTGACGCCGGAGAGGCGTTTTCGGAATGGCCCATTGCAACCGCCGGTGGGACAAAGCAGGCCGACGTGATCTGGGCATCGGAAACCCGATTCGAAAACATGGAGGAAACCGGGGAGCCGCCGACGCTTGCCCCGGAGGTCTGCGTCGAGGTGATGAGCGCCTCAAATGACTGGGACGAGATGGAGGAGAAAATTGCTCTCTATCGAGACGCCGGGGCCGATGAGGTGTGGGTCGTGGATGAGACGGGCCGCGTTCACTTCTTCGCGGACGAGGAGCTGGAGCAGTCGGACCGTGCCCCCGACTTTCCAGACACGCTTTAG
- a CDS encoding TIGR00266 family protein, with product MSTIRTDGIDYDIIGDDMQLVEVELDPQEGVRAEAGTMIYMDDGVRMQTDTGGGLFKGFKRMVSGESFFITTFVHEGQGKSHVAFAAPYPGKIIPVQLDDFGGEFLCQKDAFLCANANVEIEVAFTKRMGAGLFGGEGFILQRLTGQGWTFIHAGGTVVERTLEAGETLRIDTGCLAAFSSSIDYDIEFIGGFKNALFGGEGLFLTTLTGPGTVYLQSLPFSRLADRIVAGELANRGESEGPGGTGILGDLISGS from the coding sequence ATGAGCACCATCCGCACCGACGGCATCGACTACGACATCATCGGCGACGACATGCAACTCGTGGAGGTGGAGCTCGACCCCCAAGAAGGCGTGCGCGCCGAGGCCGGTACCATGATCTACATGGACGACGGCGTCCGCATGCAGACCGATACCGGGGGCGGCCTCTTCAAGGGCTTCAAGCGGATGGTGTCCGGGGAGAGCTTCTTCATCACGACGTTCGTCCACGAGGGGCAGGGCAAGAGCCATGTCGCATTTGCGGCCCCGTATCCCGGCAAGATTATTCCCGTTCAACTCGACGACTTTGGCGGCGAGTTCCTGTGTCAGAAGGACGCGTTCCTCTGCGCCAACGCCAACGTCGAGATCGAGGTGGCCTTCACCAAGCGCATGGGCGCGGGCCTCTTCGGCGGCGAGGGGTTCATCCTGCAGCGCCTCACGGGGCAGGGCTGGACGTTCATCCACGCCGGGGGCACCGTCGTCGAGCGCACGCTCGAGGCCGGTGAGACACTGCGGATCGATACTGGTTGCCTCGCGGCGTTTTCCAGCAGCATCGACTACGACATCGAGTTCATCGGCGGCTTCAAGAACGCGCTCTTTGGCGGCGAGGGCCTCTTCCTCACCACGCTCACCGGGCCCGGCACCGTGTACCTGCAGAGCCTTCCGTTCTCACGCCTTGCCGACCGCATCGTGGCCGGCGAGCTTGCCAACCGGGGAGAGAGTGAGGGCCCGGGCGGGACGGGCATCCTCGGCGACCTCATTTCCGGCAGCTAG
- a CDS encoding LexA family protein — MPRSADPTAPMSLLCSADDPNHSSVQSDVVVTAARPARHTPRLRQPFFLTRVEAGFPSPASDYVETELDLAEHLIEHEAATYYLRVSGTSMTRAGIHDGDILVVDRAVEPADGDVVVAALDAELTVKRLRTRDGRAFLVPESQHHDPIPVRDGQELVVWGVVQHVVHEVS; from the coding sequence ATGCCCCGCTCAGCAGATCCCACCGCGCCCATGTCGCTTTTGTGCAGTGCCGATGACCCGAACCACTCCTCTGTCCAGTCCGACGTCGTCGTGACGGCCGCGCGTCCGGCCCGTCACACGCCGCGCCTACGCCAGCCCTTTTTCCTGACCCGGGTCGAGGCCGGCTTCCCGTCGCCCGCCTCCGACTACGTGGAAACCGAGCTCGACCTGGCCGAGCACCTGATCGAGCACGAGGCCGCGACCTACTACCTCCGGGTGTCGGGGACGTCCATGACGCGGGCGGGCATTCACGACGGGGACATCCTGGTGGTCGACCGTGCCGTGGAGCCCGCGGACGGAGACGTCGTGGTGGCCGCGCTCGACGCCGAGCTGACCGTCAAGCGGCTCCGGACGCGCGACGGACGGGCCTTCCTCGTCCCCGAGAGTCAGCACCACGACCCCATTCCGGTCCGGGACGGGCAAGAGCTCGTGGTATGGGGCGTCGTGCAGCACGTGGTCCATGAAGTGTCGTGA